One Gemmatimonadota bacterium genomic region harbors:
- a CDS encoding LLM class flavin-dependent oxidoreductase: protein MDFGVGFQSHIHNGWKHALLAEQMGFTHAWFVDSQMLTSDVYACMALAAAQTKTIRLGTGVTIVGTRIPPVIAHSIATINQLAPGRVILGLGTGHTAWRTMDMPPASLAEFRHAVEVCQGLLRGETVPYHERGRQSRIRFMDVEHGYINTRERIPVYLAASHPRAQALAGERGDGLLTLSLLSPESLTRNLAAVARGWEGRNGGKPSDFGVVTLGISCVLQAGEAVNSPRVLSRVGPRIAVALHYAYEVAKQGKTVPPFLQPFLTPDYQRYLDDRWEDIHATHSRFLHPGEEKFITPEAIRSMSLTGSRDDILERLHQLEAAGLTQIVVSPPWGLVEESIVEFAREIIGPYRNQ, encoded by the coding sequence ATGGACTTCGGAGTTGGTTTTCAGTCGCATATTCACAACGGATGGAAACACGCCCTGCTGGCCGAGCAGATGGGGTTTACTCATGCCTGGTTTGTGGACTCGCAGATGCTCACCTCGGACGTATATGCCTGTATGGCCCTGGCCGCCGCGCAGACAAAAACGATCCGACTCGGGACCGGCGTCACTATTGTTGGGACGCGGATTCCGCCCGTCATTGCGCACTCCATTGCCACCATCAATCAGCTTGCGCCCGGTCGGGTGATTCTCGGTCTGGGCACCGGTCATACGGCCTGGCGGACCATGGACATGCCACCGGCTTCGCTTGCGGAGTTCCGACACGCGGTCGAGGTCTGCCAGGGCCTGCTCCGAGGTGAGACTGTCCCCTATCACGAGCGCGGCCGGCAGAGCCGGATTCGGTTCATGGATGTCGAGCACGGCTATATTAACACACGCGAGCGCATCCCCGTCTATCTGGCGGCCTCGCATCCCAGGGCCCAGGCCCTGGCCGGTGAGCGGGGCGACGGCCTGTTGACCCTGAGCCTGCTTTCGCCCGAGTCGCTCACCCGCAATCTGGCGGCAGTCGCACGGGGCTGGGAGGGCCGGAACGGCGGAAAACCGTCCGACTTCGGCGTGGTTACGCTCGGCATCTCCTGCGTGCTGCAAGCCGGCGAGGCCGTGAACAGTCCGCGCGTGCTGTCGCGGGTCGGCCCGCGCATTGCGGTGGCCCTGCACTATGCCTATGAAGTCGCCAAACAGGGCAAAACGGTGCCGCCTTTTTTACAGCCCTTTCTGACTCCGGACTACCAGCGCTATCTGGACGACCGCTGGGAAGACATACACGCCACGCACTCGCGCTTTCTGCATCCGGGCGAAGAGAAATTCATTACTCCCGAGGCCATTCGGTCCATGAGCCTGACCGGCTCGCGCGATGATATTCTCGAACGCCTCCATCAGCTTGAAGCCGCCGGACTCACCCAGATTGTTGTCTCACCTCCGTGGGGTCTGGTGGAAGAAAGTATCGTGGAGTTCGCCCGAGAGATTATCGGACCGTATAGAAACCAGTAG